The following proteins are co-located in the Lagopus muta isolate bLagMut1 chromosome 11, bLagMut1 primary, whole genome shotgun sequence genome:
- the LOC125698775 gene encoding uncharacterized protein LOC125698775, with amino-acid sequence MEALHRLLQGLLGSTGSTVLKELQNILELLLPFTMCQQATVEERAVACIGRLLAFTNSCSSPKVGALVLTASGTASWLPSRSPPVSPASRLAHSLGWAPLPRSAVRPRCLSPQPCSCFMEIAAFQHKCQENQRFPILGKLAGHLILSCTSTDERTRDEAMKAVRQLFTLIPIPRWSLEQQRPKVPRLWESQLALLHQEASHDNRAIKIFQVLLKYLAYPETVNILLCTIESMTVPSLHSTELAAHMVDVLAAKTCFPPRQVWKIMKTIYNSLPSIRDRAARKSLGRALLVLASKFPKQMVSSLLVCSPTCTRYGAHGPQGSLPLPSPRHPTAVSQARAAMLTALGTCRAAVTMWREMLSKPPVMEKVLQELLQVLINHSEHHASPFMRDRPRVLALAAARTLPEILQLPLVLKKARAIFPKLFLALLLQVSFTTKLTQQEVEIFWEAHQQNPLTPIRCRIPAPRCTRTRCWGSRCDSHPSPPAGPRCRP; translated from the exons ATGGAAGCCCTGCACCGCCTGCTGCAGGGGCTGTTGGGCAGCACCGGCTCCACTGTCCTCAAGGAGCTGCAGAACATCTTGGAG ctcctgctgcccttcaCCATGTGCCAGCAGGCCACCGTGGAGGAGAGGGCCGTGGCGTGCATTGGCAGGCTGCTCGCCTTCACCAACTCCTGCTCCTCGCCCAAGGTAGGAGCCCTGGTGCTCACAGCTTCGGGGACCGCGTCCTGGCTCCCCAGCCGGAGCCCACCTGTCTCACCTGCCTCCAGGCTTGCGCACAGCCTGGGCTGGGCCCCGCTGCCCCGCTCAGCCGTGCGCCCCCGCTGTCTCTCTCCCCAGCCGTGCTCCTGCTTCATGGAAATCGCGGCCTTCCAGCACAAGTGCCAGGAGAACCAACGTTTCCCTATACTGGGCAAGCTGGCCGGGCACCTCATCCTCTCCTGCACCTCCACGGATGAGAGGACGAGAGACGAGGCGATGAAGGCTGTCCGTCAGCTTTTCACCCTCATCCCCATACCAA GATGGTCGCTGGAGCAGCAGAGGCCCAAGGTGCCACGGCTCTGGGAGAGCCAGCTAGCTTTGCTCCACCAGGAGGCTTCCCACGACAACAGAGCCATTAAGATCTTTCAG GTCCTTCTGAAATACCTGGCGTACCCTGAAACGGTCAACATATTACTTTGCACCATCGAGAGCATGACAGTGCCAAGCCTCCACAGCACCGAGCTGGCTGCCCACATGGTGGATGTGCTCGCTGCAAAGACTTGCTTCCCTCCACGGCAG GTGTGGAAGATCATGAAGACCATCTACAACAGCCTGCCGTCCATCAGAGACAGGGCAGCTCGCAAGAGCCTGGGCAGGGCCCTGCTCGTGCTGGCCAGCAAATTCCCCAAGCAGATGGTCAGCAGCCTGCTGGTCTGCTCCCCCACCTGCACCAGGTACGGGGCCCACGGCCCTCAGggctcccttcccctcccctcccctcgccACCCCACGGCTGTCAGCCAGGCAAGGGCAGCCATGCTGACAGCCCTGGGGACCTGCAGGGCCGCTGTCACCATGTGGAGGGAAATGCTCTCAAAGCCCCcggtcatggagaaggtgctgcaggagctgctccaagTGCTGATAAACCATTCTGAGCACCACGCGTCACCGTTCATGAGGGACAGGCCACGTGTCCTTGCCCTGGCC gctgcaAGGACCCTACCGGAGATACTCCAGCTGCCTCTGGTCCTGAAGAAGGCCCGGGCCATCTTCCCAAAGCTCTTCCTGGCCCTCCTCCTGCAAGTGTCCTTCACCACCAAGCTGACACAGCAGGAGGTGGAGATCTTCTGGGAGGCGCACCAGCAGAACCCGCTCACTCCCATCAGGTGCCGCATCCCCGCCCCCCGCTGCACCAGGACCCGGTGCTGGGGCTCCCGATGCGACTCGCACCCTTCTCCACCTGCAGGTCCGCGGTGCAGGCCATGa